A genomic window from Deltaproteobacteria bacterium IMCC39524 includes:
- the ftsH gene encoding ATP-dependent zinc metalloprotease FtsH: MNQFYKNLALWLVISLVMIMLFNMMTQQGRDLKPVPYTTFLAALEEGEIADVTIQGSNLEGTYADGSAFKTYAPDDPDLISMLRAQGVAIEAEPDEGNSFWMSLLVSWGPILLLIAVWIFFMRQMQSGGGKAMSFGKSRAKLLSESSAKITFNDVAGIDEAKDELEEVVAFLKDPKKFSRLGGRIPKGVLLVGAPGTGKTLLGRAIAGEAGVPFFSISGSDFVEMFVGVGASRVRDLFVQGKKNAPCIIFIDEIDAVGRHRGAGMGGGHDEREQTLNQLLVEMDGFESNEGVILIAATNRPDVLDPALLRPGRFDRQVVVPRPDVRGRFKILQVHARKVPLGEDVDLNVIAKGTPGFSGADLENLVNEAALLAARANKDEVNRQDLESAKDKVMMGAERRSMVITEEEKKVTAYHEAGHALVSMYTPGADPVHKVSIIPRGRAMGVTMYLPAEEKYNETKVGLNIKIRTLLGGRVAEELIFESVTSGASNDLERATAIARKMVCEWGMSDKLGPLAYGEKEGGEVFLGRDYGHVKNYSEATACAIDAEIRQIVEENYKQTQEILSKYKAGLIEVSEALLERENMDGSEIKAMLFGEVEVPAEDVGDTPVETAAVEE; this comes from the coding sequence GTGAATCAGTTTTACAAGAATTTGGCTCTTTGGCTGGTCATCTCGTTAGTGATGATCATGCTGTTCAATATGATGACCCAGCAGGGTCGCGACCTCAAACCTGTTCCATATACGACCTTCCTGGCTGCCCTGGAAGAGGGTGAGATCGCAGATGTGACTATTCAGGGTTCCAACCTTGAGGGAACCTACGCTGATGGCTCGGCATTCAAGACTTATGCTCCGGATGATCCCGATCTGATCAGTATGTTGCGCGCGCAGGGTGTCGCCATCGAAGCGGAGCCAGATGAAGGCAACAGCTTTTGGATGTCTCTTCTGGTCTCGTGGGGGCCTATCCTTCTCTTGATCGCCGTCTGGATCTTCTTTATGCGACAGATGCAGTCTGGTGGTGGCAAGGCTATGAGCTTTGGTAAGAGTCGCGCCAAGCTGCTTAGTGAGTCTTCAGCCAAGATCACCTTCAACGACGTGGCTGGAATTGATGAAGCTAAGGATGAACTTGAAGAAGTCGTCGCCTTCCTGAAGGACCCAAAAAAGTTCTCCCGCCTCGGTGGGCGCATTCCAAAAGGTGTCTTGTTGGTCGGTGCTCCTGGAACAGGTAAAACCCTACTGGGTAGAGCAATTGCCGGTGAAGCCGGTGTGCCGTTTTTCTCTATCTCTGGCTCGGACTTCGTCGAAATGTTTGTTGGCGTTGGTGCCAGCCGTGTGCGTGACCTTTTTGTGCAGGGGAAAAAAAATGCGCCCTGCATTATCTTCATCGATGAGATTGACGCTGTCGGTCGCCATCGTGGTGCCGGAATGGGTGGTGGTCATGATGAGCGGGAACAGACCCTCAACCAGCTGCTGGTTGAGATGGATGGATTTGAGTCGAACGAGGGCGTTATCCTGATCGCTGCCACCAACCGTCCTGACGTTCTTGACCCAGCTTTGCTACGTCCCGGGCGTTTTGATCGCCAGGTGGTTGTGCCGCGTCCTGATGTCCGAGGCCGGTTCAAAATTCTCCAGGTGCATGCACGTAAGGTTCCTTTGGGCGAGGATGTTGATCTCAACGTGATCGCCAAAGGCACACCAGGGTTCTCTGGAGCTGATTTGGAAAACCTGGTTAATGAGGCGGCGCTTTTGGCCGCACGAGCCAACAAGGACGAAGTCAATCGACAGGACCTTGAGAGTGCCAAGGACAAGGTCATGATGGGTGCTGAGCGGCGTTCCATGGTGATCACCGAGGAAGAAAAGAAAGTAACGGCTTACCACGAAGCAGGTCACGCCCTGGTGTCGATGTATACTCCGGGTGCCGATCCTGTTCACAAGGTTTCAATTATTCCACGAGGCCGGGCTATGGGGGTCACCATGTACTTGCCCGCAGAGGAAAAGTACAACGAGACCAAGGTAGGCTTGAATATTAAGATCCGCACCCTTCTCGGCGGGCGGGTAGCCGAGGAACTGATCTTCGAGAGTGTTACCAGTGGAGCTTCTAATGATCTGGAGCGAGCGACAGCGATTGCCCGCAAGATGGTTTGTGAATGGGGTATGAGCGACAAGCTTGGGCCGCTGGCTTACGGAGAAAAAGAGGGCGGAGAGGTGTTCCTCGGTCGTGATTACGGCCATGTCAAAAACTACAGTGAGGCAACCGCGTGCGCCATTGATGCTGAAATTCGACAGATTGTTGAAGAGAACTATAAGCAAACGCAAGAGATCCTTTCCAAATACAAAGCTGGCTTGATTGAGGTCTCAGAGGCATTGCTTGAGCGCGAGAATATGGATGGCAGCGAGATTAAGGCCATGCTCTTTGGTGAGGTGGAAGTGCCTGCTGAAGACGTTGGCGACACTCCTGTCGAGACAGCTGCTGTTGAGGAATGA
- the folP gene encoding dihydropteroate synthase codes for MIKGLVAHHGTPQTYLAGRTLRLDLQAPCIVGVLNVAPDSFSDGGLFCSVNEALEQARSMAREGAALIDIGGESTRPGAPSVDEAEELDRVLPVIEALTRELDLPLSIDTSKSTVAAAAVASGVEFVNDISGLSYDPKMADVVAASGAGLIVMHTRGKPETMQQNTDYEDLVAEVVASLQKSIRCAEQAGVALDKIAIDPGIGFGKDTAGNLELLRQTATLAELGRPILLGTSRKSFIGQVLEQKVPSDRLIGTMATLALGYAGGARIFRVHDVAAARQTVLMAQAVCDGAEWAASKTSLL; via the coding sequence ATGATTAAAGGGCTGGTCGCACATCATGGTACGCCGCAAACCTATCTTGCCGGACGAACCTTGCGCCTCGATCTACAGGCGCCTTGTATTGTTGGTGTCCTGAATGTGGCGCCTGACTCATTCTCGGATGGTGGTCTTTTTTGTTCGGTTAATGAGGCTCTTGAGCAGGCGCGTAGCATGGCCCGAGAGGGTGCTGCCCTGATAGACATCGGTGGCGAAAGTACCCGGCCCGGGGCTCCATCGGTCGACGAGGCTGAAGAGCTTGACCGGGTGCTGCCGGTGATTGAAGCCTTGACCCGGGAACTGGATCTGCCGCTCTCCATTGATACGAGCAAGAGTACGGTTGCTGCTGCTGCTGTCGCCTCCGGGGTCGAGTTTGTTAACGACATCAGTGGCTTGTCTTATGATCCAAAAATGGCCGATGTTGTCGCAGCCTCCGGGGCAGGTTTGATCGTGATGCATACCCGTGGCAAGCCTGAAACCATGCAACAGAACACCGATTATGAGGATCTGGTCGCTGAGGTCGTCGCTTCACTACAGAAAAGCATCCGCTGCGCCGAACAGGCTGGCGTGGCGCTTGATAAGATTGCCATAGATCCCGGGATCGGCTTTGGTAAAGATACCGCTGGCAATCTTGAACTTTTGCGGCAGACCGCAACCCTGGCGGAGCTGGGGCGACCGATACTCCTGGGGACCTCACGAAAGAGTTTTATCGGCCAGGTCCTTGAGCAAAAGGTTCCGTCGGATCGTTTGATTGGAACTATGGCCACTCTTGCCCTCGGTTACGCAGGTGGCGCCCGCATATTTCGGGTCCATGATGTTGCTGCTGCACGTCAGACGGTCTTGATGGCTCAGGCTGTATGTGACGGAGCGGAGTGGGCAGCGAGCAAGACTTCCTTATTGTAG
- the cdaA gene encoding diadenylate cyclase CdaA, protein MLTNFRWLLDLFDIFLVAFIIYRILLLIQGTRAVQMLVGLAVLLMVYVASQVGGLYTLNWILNNFLSSIILVIVVLFQHDIRRALIHVGRNPFFADLSFREETRVIDELCRSCVALAQRQLGALIVIERETGLNDFLDVGVELDAKPSSELIHSIFNTASPIHDGAVIIQRGRITRAGCFLPLTQNLDVSPRYGTRHRAAIGLTELVDAVVIVVSEETGFISVAVGGKITRDLEVTTLKKVLKRLLEPRRKRGVKS, encoded by the coding sequence ATGTTGACAAATTTCCGATGGCTTCTGGATTTGTTCGACATCTTTCTGGTCGCCTTTATTATTTATCGGATTTTGCTTCTTATTCAAGGCACCAGGGCCGTGCAGATGTTGGTTGGCCTCGCTGTGCTTTTGATGGTCTACGTTGCTTCACAGGTTGGCGGCCTCTACACCCTCAACTGGATTCTTAATAATTTCCTCTCCTCGATCATTCTGGTGATCGTTGTCCTTTTTCAACACGATATCCGTCGCGCCCTGATTCATGTAGGTCGAAACCCGTTCTTTGCCGACCTCTCTTTTCGTGAAGAAACCCGCGTTATCGATGAGTTATGCAGGAGCTGTGTTGCTCTTGCGCAGAGGCAACTTGGGGCCCTGATCGTCATCGAGCGCGAAACAGGTCTTAATGACTTTCTCGATGTCGGTGTTGAGCTGGATGCCAAGCCGTCCAGTGAGTTGATCCATTCGATCTTCAATACCGCTTCGCCCATTCACGATGGCGCTGTTATCATTCAGCGAGGCCGGATTACGCGGGCGGGTTGTTTCTTGCCTCTGACCCAGAACCTCGATGTCAGTCCGCGTTACGGCACACGTCATCGTGCCGCGATCGGCTTGACGGAGTTGGTTGACGCTGTCGTCATTGTTGTTTCAGAGGAAACCGGGTTTATTTCAGTGGCTGTGGGCGGCAAGATAACCCGTGACCTGGAAGTGACTACCTTGAAAAAAGTTCTTAAACGTCTGCTTGAACCGCGACGTAAACGCGGTGTGAAGAGCTGA
- a CDS encoding CdaR family protein — protein sequence MVEKIFENWLLKFISLAFAVVLWFFVMGESRMEVNHIVPLEYENLPQGLMIASEVPTSVAIRISGPRAMQVNLSPGDISLAVDLTGLSAGVTSFKRLEESLNIPSGLKITRISPSYVDVKLDRVREREVPVRVVMTGEPAVGFMVKSSKAIPGKVAVAGAESELKGVSEVVTEGIDLTNVQESFSQAVAISYIGNYTDLKETKTVEVQVVLQPDPDYVPPQPEVETTEETKLEGETPK from the coding sequence ATGGTCGAAAAAATTTTTGAAAACTGGTTGTTGAAATTTATCTCTTTGGCTTTCGCCGTGGTCCTGTGGTTCTTTGTCATGGGAGAAAGCCGCATGGAAGTTAACCATATCGTGCCGCTCGAATACGAAAATCTCCCCCAAGGTTTGATGATTGCGAGTGAGGTCCCGACCTCTGTTGCCATCCGCATTAGCGGGCCGCGTGCCATGCAAGTGAATCTTAGCCCGGGAGATATCAGTCTTGCTGTCGACTTGACAGGACTTTCCGCAGGAGTGACTTCTTTCAAACGTCTTGAGGAAAGTCTTAATATCCCAAGTGGTTTGAAAATCACCCGGATTTCTCCGTCTTATGTTGATGTCAAGCTTGATCGGGTGCGTGAACGTGAAGTTCCAGTTCGGGTCGTGATGACCGGCGAACCGGCCGTCGGATTTATGGTTAAATCCTCTAAAGCCATACCCGGGAAAGTGGCTGTAGCCGGTGCTGAAAGCGAGCTTAAAGGTGTGTCAGAGGTCGTTACCGAAGGGATCGACCTGACCAACGTCCAGGAGAGTTTCTCCCAGGCCGTGGCTATCAGCTATATTGGCAACTACACCGACCTGAAGGAAACCAAGACCGTTGAGGTTCAGGTGGTACTGCAGCCTGATCCTGACTATGTGCCACCGCAACCTGAAGTGGAAACAACAGAAGAAACCAAGCTAGAGGGGGAAACACCAAAATAA
- the glmM gene encoding phosphoglucosamine mutase, translating to MAKQLFGTDGVRGVANIHPITTEMAMQLGRAAAYVFKHADRRSRIVIGKDTRLSGYMIENALAAGICSMGVDVLLVGPLPTPAIAFITASMRADAGVVISASHNPYQDNGIKFFARDGFKLPDELELQIEDLIFSDRIDSLRPTAEEVGKAFRVDDAVGRYIVFLKHTFPRELDLTGLKIVLDCGHGAAYRVAPAVLEELGAEVFAYGVSPNGTNINDGCGSTYPEVISAAVREHGADLGIALDGDADRCIFVDENGEEVDGDHIMAICGIDMIKRNKLPQNTVVGTVMSNMGLDIALRKAGGRVIKTDVGDRYVVEEMRRSGYRFGGEQSGHMIFLDHNTTGDGMISALQVLAILQKSDKPLSELASVMTALPQVLVNVRVRERRAIKELPEVEALISAVEKRLGDTGRVLIRYSGTEPLMRIMLEGQDQTEITGMANEIASLVEGTIGEGTAGV from the coding sequence ATGGCAAAACAATTGTTTGGAACTGACGGGGTGCGTGGCGTCGCCAACATTCACCCGATAACGACTGAAATGGCTATGCAGCTTGGTCGCGCAGCCGCTTACGTCTTTAAACACGCAGATCGACGTAGCAGAATTGTGATTGGCAAAGATACGCGTCTGTCCGGTTACATGATAGAGAACGCACTTGCCGCAGGAATATGTTCCATGGGTGTTGATGTTCTTTTGGTCGGTCCTTTGCCGACCCCGGCCATTGCTTTTATTACTGCATCTATGCGTGCCGATGCTGGTGTGGTTATCTCCGCGTCGCACAATCCTTATCAGGATAACGGTATCAAGTTCTTTGCACGAGACGGTTTTAAGCTTCCAGATGAATTGGAACTGCAGATAGAAGATCTGATTTTTTCGGATCGGATCGATTCATTGCGCCCAACAGCAGAGGAAGTAGGCAAGGCTTTTCGCGTTGACGACGCCGTGGGCCGTTATATCGTCTTTCTGAAGCACACTTTTCCCAGGGAGCTTGATCTGACTGGGCTTAAAATTGTGTTGGATTGTGGGCATGGTGCCGCTTATCGCGTGGCTCCTGCTGTCCTTGAAGAGTTGGGTGCTGAAGTGTTCGCTTATGGCGTCAGTCCGAATGGCACCAATATTAACGATGGTTGTGGCTCCACATACCCCGAAGTTATCTCTGCTGCTGTGCGTGAACATGGTGCTGATCTGGGGATTGCTCTTGATGGTGATGCCGACCGTTGCATTTTTGTTGACGAGAATGGCGAAGAAGTAGATGGCGATCATATTATGGCAATTTGCGGAATCGACATGATCAAACGCAATAAGCTGCCGCAGAACACGGTGGTCGGCACTGTTATGTCGAATATGGGGCTGGATATTGCCCTGCGAAAGGCCGGCGGCCGAGTGATTAAAACCGATGTAGGTGATCGTTACGTGGTGGAAGAGATGCGTCGCAGCGGTTATCGTTTCGGTGGTGAACAGTCCGGCCACATGATTTTCCTGGATCACAATACGACCGGCGACGGCATGATCTCAGCGTTGCAGGTCCTGGCTATTCTGCAAAAAAGCGATAAGCCGCTTTCCGAGTTGGCTTCGGTGATGACGGCCTTACCTCAAGTGCTGGTTAACGTTCGTGTGCGTGAGCGGCGCGCCATTAAGGAACTCCCTGAAGTTGAAGCGTTAATCTCAGCTGTAGAGAAACGTCTGGGCGATACCGGGCGGGTCCTTATCCGCTATTCGGGTACCGAGCCCTTGATGAGAATTATGCTTGAGGGGCAGGACCAGACTGAAATTACCGGGATGGCTAATGAAATAGCTTCACTTGTTGAAGGGACGATCGGCGAAGGAACAGCAGGAGTTTAA
- a CDS encoding pyridoxine 5'-phosphate synthase, translating to MAKLGVNVDHIATIRQARGGTEPDPVTAAAMAELAGADGITVHLREDRRHIQDRDVMLLRRTLQTHLNLEMASTDEMVAIAMKVVPDYVTLVPEKRQELTTEGGLDVVKHKDKLSRHIDLLHQAGITVSLFVDPDLEQLKASTRVKADFIEIHTGSYCDAKGKEQVAELTKIEEAIKAGKKLGLGVNAGHGLNYQNIRPVLALGGVEEYNIGHSIISRAVLVGLDRAVREMSELVRGS from the coding sequence ATGGCCAAGTTGGGTGTTAACGTCGATCATATAGCAACAATCCGGCAAGCCAGAGGCGGTACGGAACCGGATCCTGTTACAGCGGCTGCAATGGCTGAGTTGGCCGGTGCCGATGGTATAACCGTTCATTTACGCGAGGACCGCCGGCACATTCAGGACCGCGATGTCATGTTGCTGCGTCGCACCCTACAGACCCATCTGAACCTTGAGATGGCATCGACCGATGAAATGGTCGCGATCGCCATGAAAGTCGTCCCCGATTACGTGACCCTGGTTCCGGAAAAACGCCAGGAGCTTACTACCGAAGGCGGCCTCGACGTTGTGAAACACAAGGACAAATTGTCTCGGCATATTGATCTTTTACATCAGGCCGGTATCACCGTAAGCCTTTTTGTGGATCCCGATCTTGAACAATTGAAAGCTTCGACCCGGGTTAAGGCGGATTTTATAGAGATACATACTGGAAGCTACTGTGATGCCAAGGGCAAAGAGCAGGTGGCGGAGTTGACCAAGATTGAAGAAGCGATCAAGGCGGGGAAAAAGCTGGGTCTTGGCGTGAATGCCGGACATGGGCTTAACTATCAGAATATCCGGCCAGTGCTGGCACTGGGTGGGGTAGAAGAATACAATATTGGTCATAGCATTATATCGCGAGCTGTCCTGGTCGGTCTTGACCGGGCTGTGCGGGAAATGTCAGAACTGGTACGTGGAAGCTGA
- the acpS gene encoding holo-ACP synthase, whose protein sequence is MPIVGLGTDLARVERFRRFVVENKTALLGRLFTQGERDYAFAKKDPAPHLAGRFAAKESCLKAFGLGWREGISWHDMEVVPDELGRPDLQLSGRAAEIANAKQVGVVHLSYSHDGDYAVATVILERL, encoded by the coding sequence ATGCCGATTGTCGGTTTGGGTACAGACCTGGCCAGGGTCGAACGATTCCGAAGGTTTGTTGTCGAAAATAAGACCGCCCTTTTGGGGCGGCTTTTTACCCAGGGCGAACGTGACTATGCTTTTGCCAAAAAAGATCCTGCCCCTCACCTGGCGGGACGATTTGCGGCCAAGGAGTCATGCCTGAAAGCCTTTGGCTTGGGTTGGCGAGAGGGGATCAGTTGGCACGATATGGAGGTTGTCCCCGATGAACTGGGCCGTCCCGATCTGCAACTCTCCGGGCGCGCTGCCGAGATTGCAAACGCAAAGCAGGTTGGAGTGGTACACTTATCTTATAGCCACGACGGAGACTATGCTGTTGCCACTGTAATTCTGGAACGTCTATGA
- a CDS encoding NAD(P)H-hydrate dehydratase, which produces MKVLTAVQMQAVDRQTIDEIGIPGVVLMENAGRGVAEEIEQRFASADSPRALIMAGKGNNGGDGYVIARHLLDYGWTVHVLALAERDAIKGDAAVHLRALENCKGQVTFVADGEALMEALVDVGDLTVLVDALFGTGLTKPVQGVNLKAIEWLNQQSSPVVAVDIPSGIDASTGRVMGTAVNATLTVSFAFPKIGQVSYPGAGLAGELVVTNIGIPTQVSGQVSTDYLLVDADEARRLLPVRNPDGHKGTFGHLMVVAGSTGKCGAAVMAAESGLRAGAGLVTLACPQSVQPGIASRLTEVMTAPLSDFRGEANLNALGHLLSLTEGKQALALGPGLGLGKETGDLVRHLIEDSELPIVVDADALAALCGHLNIIEGQLDRQMVLTPHPGEMARLTGFSVTEIQADRFRVARDFAMQKGVVLVLKGARTLIVSPDGQVRINTTGHAGLASGGMGDVLTGLIGSLIAQGLTAFDAATLGVYLHGFAADRLQSSFGDAGLLATDVMREIPAARQALAKEA; this is translated from the coding sequence ATGAAAGTCCTGACTGCTGTGCAAATGCAGGCGGTTGACCGCCAGACAATTGATGAGATCGGGATTCCCGGTGTCGTGTTGATGGAGAATGCCGGCCGTGGTGTCGCCGAGGAAATTGAGCAGCGCTTTGCCTCTGCAGATTCACCTCGTGCACTGATCATGGCAGGTAAAGGCAATAATGGTGGTGATGGCTACGTGATTGCCAGGCACCTTCTGGACTATGGATGGACAGTGCACGTTCTGGCTTTGGCAGAGCGTGATGCCATCAAGGGGGATGCTGCCGTTCATCTGAGGGCTTTGGAGAATTGTAAAGGCCAGGTCACCTTTGTTGCGGATGGCGAGGCTCTGATGGAAGCGCTCGTTGACGTCGGTGATTTGACGGTTTTGGTTGATGCTCTGTTCGGCACCGGGCTTACGAAGCCGGTACAAGGGGTTAACCTGAAGGCTATCGAATGGCTTAATCAACAGTCGTCTCCAGTTGTTGCGGTTGACATCCCCTCTGGTATAGACGCTTCGACTGGCCGGGTTATGGGGACCGCCGTAAATGCAACCTTAACAGTCTCATTTGCCTTTCCCAAAATAGGCCAGGTCAGCTATCCGGGAGCCGGTCTGGCCGGTGAGTTAGTGGTTACGAATATCGGTATCCCGACGCAAGTCTCCGGGCAAGTCTCGACTGATTATTTGCTGGTCGACGCTGATGAAGCCCGACGTTTGTTGCCGGTGCGCAATCCTGATGGTCATAAGGGGACCTTTGGCCATCTTATGGTTGTGGCTGGCTCAACGGGCAAATGTGGAGCCGCAGTGATGGCGGCAGAATCTGGCTTGCGAGCGGGGGCTGGGTTGGTGACGCTGGCTTGTCCGCAAAGTGTCCAACCGGGCATTGCTTCGCGACTTACAGAAGTGATGACTGCTCCCTTGTCAGATTTTCGAGGAGAAGCCAACCTCAATGCTCTTGGTCATTTGCTCTCCCTGACCGAAGGGAAGCAAGCTCTTGCCCTAGGCCCAGGGCTCGGTCTTGGTAAAGAGACGGGTGATTTGGTCCGTCATCTGATAGAAGATTCTGAACTGCCAATAGTGGTTGATGCTGATGCACTGGCTGCACTGTGTGGTCATCTCAATATTATTGAAGGACAGCTTGATCGTCAGATGGTACTGACCCCTCACCCAGGCGAGATGGCGAGATTGACGGGGTTTTCGGTCACGGAAATTCAAGCGGATCGTTTCCGCGTTGCCCGTGATTTTGCGATGCAAAAAGGGGTGGTTCTCGTCCTCAAGGGGGCGCGTACTTTGATCGTTTCACCGGATGGACAGGTGCGCATCAACACCACCGGACATGCAGGTCTGGCGAGCGGTGGCATGGGCGATGTACTGACCGGCCTGATCGGTAGCCTTATAGCTCAAGGGCTGACGGCCTTTGATGCCGCAACGCTTGGCGTTTATCTACATGGTTTCGCTGCTGACAGGCTGCAATCCAGCTTTGGTGATGCCGGATTGCTGGCGACTGATGTTATGCGTGAAATCCCTGCTGCAAGGCAGGCTTTGGCAAAGGAGGCTTAA
- a CDS encoding CBS domain-containing protein has product MLTAGDIMTTQIYTVHRDSEIKALAKIFVERKVNALPVVDDDGLLVGMVTQTDLVEQDKPLHIPTVISLFDWVIYLESPKKFSEAVRKVTARKVGEICTSDVVTCSPETPVSEVASLMVDNKVHLVPVLTEDQLVGVVARLDVIRSMGS; this is encoded by the coding sequence ATGCTGACAGCTGGCGATATCATGACAACACAAATATATACTGTACATCGGGATTCCGAAATCAAGGCTCTGGCTAAAATTTTTGTTGAACGCAAGGTCAACGCTTTGCCGGTTGTTGATGATGACGGCCTGCTGGTTGGCATGGTGACCCAGACGGACCTTGTTGAACAGGACAAGCCCCTACATATCCCTACAGTCATCTCTCTCTTTGATTGGGTTATCTATCTGGAGAGCCCGAAAAAGTTTTCAGAGGCCGTTCGTAAGGTGACTGCACGGAAAGTTGGTGAAATCTGCACTTCCGATGTAGTGACCTGTTCGCCAGAAACTCCGGTCTCCGAGGTTGCCAGCTTGATGGTCGATAACAAGGTTCACCTGGTGCCGGTTCTTACAGAAGACCAGCTCGTTGGTGTTGTGGCGCGTCTCGACGTTATTCGGAGTATGGGGTCGTAA
- the tsaE gene encoding tRNA (adenosine(37)-N6)-threonylcarbamoyltransferase complex ATPase subunit type 1 TsaE yields the protein METTTSGPEETRSLGKCFGDLALAGLVVLLNGDLGAGKTCFAQGVAMGLEVSAETPVTSPTYTLLNIHLGRLALYHFDLYRLSQVDDLADLGYDEFAEGEGLTLVEWADRMTDVLSASLSVSIERVDEDIRQFYFEAFDDRGREILDKMSRHCLS from the coding sequence TTGGAAACGACAACTTCAGGTCCTGAAGAGACCCGTAGCCTGGGAAAATGCTTTGGAGATCTCGCTCTTGCCGGTTTGGTTGTTCTTTTAAACGGCGATCTTGGCGCTGGCAAGACCTGCTTTGCCCAGGGTGTTGCGATGGGCCTCGAAGTCTCTGCAGAAACCCCGGTAACCAGTCCAACTTATACTTTGCTTAATATTCATCTGGGCCGTCTTGCCCTGTATCATTTTGACCTTTATCGGCTCTCACAGGTCGATGATCTGGCAGACCTCGGTTATGACGAGTTTGCCGAGGGAGAGGGCCTGACTCTTGTTGAATGGGCTGATCGTATGACGGATGTACTTTCTGCATCCCTCTCTGTTAGCATCGAACGTGTTGATGAAGACATACGTCAATTCTACTTCGAAGCGTTTGATGACCGCGGTAGAGAAATCTTGGATAAAATGTCAAGACACTGTCTTTCTTAA
- a CDS encoding aspartate kinase, translating to MALVVQKYGGTSVGSIEKIQNVARRVARTYDEGNDMVVVVSAMAGETNKLVALAEEMCEFPSEREYDVLVAAGEQVSISLLSMALQSMGYKAKSYLGWQVPIYTDSSSTKARIEEIQDTSMREDLHNGTIVIVAGFQGIDRDNNITTLGRGGSDTSAVAVAAALKADVCEILTDVDGVYTTDPRIVPEASKMEKVSYDEMLEMASLGSKILQIRSVEFAKKYNVVVHVRSSLNGNQGTLVMKEDADMETVLVSGVTYNKDEAKISVLRVPDMPGIAAQIFSPLSAANITVDMIIQNVSHEGSTDLTFTVPRSDFKKALKIVEDTAVKIGAAGVQSNENIAKVSIVGVGMRSHSGIASQMFETLSKEGVNIQMISTSEIKVSCVIDDKYTELAVRVLHAAFGLDKGQVSEE from the coding sequence ATGGCACTAGTGGTTCAAAAATATGGTGGTACTTCAGTAGGGAGTATCGAAAAGATACAGAATGTAGCTCGACGGGTTGCACGCACTTACGATGAAGGTAACGATATGGTCGTTGTCGTCTCGGCGATGGCTGGTGAGACCAATAAACTGGTCGCCCTGGCAGAAGAGATGTGCGAGTTTCCAAGTGAACGGGAGTATGATGTTCTGGTCGCTGCCGGCGAGCAGGTCTCGATCTCTCTGCTGTCGATGGCACTGCAGTCAATGGGCTATAAAGCGAAGAGTTATCTGGGCTGGCAGGTGCCGATTTACACCGACAGCTCTTCTACAAAAGCGCGTATCGAGGAGATTCAGGATACCAGCATGCGTGAAGACTTGCACAATGGCACCATTGTTATTGTCGCAGGCTTCCAGGGGATTGATCGTGATAACAATATCACGACCTTGGGACGTGGTGGCTCCGACACGTCTGCCGTGGCTGTTGCCGCAGCTCTTAAGGCTGATGTCTGCGAGATTCTGACGGATGTTGACGGAGTCTACACCACTGACCCGCGCATCGTGCCAGAGGCCTCCAAGATGGAAAAGGTTTCCTACGATGAAATGCTGGAGATGGCTTCTCTTGGATCGAAGATCTTGCAGATTCGTTCCGTTGAATTCGCCAAAAAATATAATGTCGTCGTCCATGTACGTTCCAGCCTGAATGGCAATCAAGGGACTCTGGTGATGAAGGAGGATGCAGATATGGAAACGGTCCTGGTTTCAGGTGTTACTTACAATAAAGATGAAGCAAAAATTTCTGTGTTGCGCGTTCCCGACATGCCTGGCATCGCTGCACAGATTTTCTCTCCTCTTTCGGCAGCGAATATCACAGTCGACATGATTATTCAGAATGTTTCCCATGAAGGGTCGACTGATCTGACCTTTACCGTGCCGCGTTCTGACTTCAAAAAAGCTCTGAAGATTGTTGAGGATACGGCTGTCAAGATTGGAGCTGCCGGAGTTCAAAGTAACGAAAACATTGCCAAGGTGTCGATCGTTGGTGTTGGCATGCGCTCGCATTCAGGTATTGCCAGCCAGATGTTTGAAACACTCTCTAAAGAAGGTGTGAATATTCAGATGATCTCAACCAGTGAGATCAAGGTGTCTTGTGTTATTGATGACAAGTACACCGAGCTTGCCGTACGCGTTCTGCATGCGGCTTTCGGGCTGGATAAAGGTCAGGTTTCCGAAGAGTAG